One Neodiprion pinetum isolate iyNeoPine1 chromosome 1, iyNeoPine1.2, whole genome shotgun sequence genomic window carries:
- the LOC124218078 gene encoding uncharacterized protein: MTIDLYYVPGSAPCRAVLLTAAAVGVELNKKMTDLMKGEHLKPEFLKMNPQHTIPTLDDDGFYLWESRAIMGYLVDKYAKNDSLFPKDPKSRALINQRLYFDHGTLYNAFAEYFYPTIFGNAPVDPVKREKIDQALEFLDKFLEGQKYAAGKTLTIADLALAVTVSNFEVMNLDLSKFKNVVRWLATIKSEAPKYEETNGAGAKAFKELVDSLKNPKAALDLNNRTVAQLVTHLYSKYWNQIYDMSLDLYYTPFSPPSRAVLLASEAIGISLNCISVDLFSGEQLKPEYEQLNPQKTVPLLIDGDFKLAESRAIMIYLVNAYGKNDRLYPKDPAARAVVNQRLYFDMGHLYKSISEYFYPVLFMGATTHDPAKYDNLTSAYEILDKLLDGQDYVAGRNLTLADLSMVASVSTADALNFHHKKYGNVSRWYERVKRSAPGYRKVNADGAEIMKQFLKDPEA, encoded by the exons ATGAATCCCCAGCACACAATACCGACCTTGGACGACGACGGTTTTTACCTCTGGGAAAG TCGCGCCATCATGGGATACTTGGTTGACAAATATGCGAAGAACGATTCTTTGTTCCCGAAGGACCCTAAATCTCGGGCGCTTATCAACCAGAGACTTTACTTCGACCACGGAACTCTCTACAACGCATTCGCTGAATACTTC TATCCAACGATATTCGGCAACGCGCCTGTCGATCCGGTCAAGCGGGAGAAGATCGATCAGGCACTTGAATTTCTGGACAAGTTCCTCGAAGGGCAGAAATACGCCGCTGGCAAGACCCTAACGATCGCTGATCTCGCTCTGGCAGTGACCGTATCCAATTTCGAG GTGATGAACCTCGATCTGAGCAAGTTCAAGAACGTCGTACGTTGGCTTGCCACTATCAAGTCCGAAGCTCCGAAATACGAGGAGACGAACGGAGCTGGAGCCAAAGCCTTCAAGGAGCTAGTTGACAGTTTGAAGAA TCCGAAGGCTGCTCTAGACCTGAACAATCGTACAGTTGCTCAACTCGTCACTCACTTATATTCAAAA TATTGGAACCAAATCTACGACATGTCACTTGACTTGTATTACACACCATTCAGTCCCCCGAGCCGTGCAGTGCTGCTGGCATCCGAGGCGATTGGAATTTCCCTCAACTGTATAAGCGTCGATTTGTTCAGCGGTGAACAACTTAAGCCAGAATACGAGCAG TTGAATCCGCAAAAGACGGTCCCGCTCTTGATCGATGGCGACTTCAAGCTAGCCGAAAG TCGAGCCATCATGATTTACCTGGTGAACGCGTACGGTAAAAACGACAGACTTTACCCGAAGGATCCAGCTGCACGTGCTGTTGTAAACCAGCGTCTTTATTTCGACATGGGCCATCTGTACAAGAGTATCTCGGAATATTTT TACCCAGTTCTTTTTATGGGAGCTACAACGCACGATCCGGCAAAGTACGATAATTTGACTTCGGCTTACGAAATATTGGACAAATTGTTGGACGGCCAAGATTATGTAGCAGGGCGGAATTTGACTCTGGCTGATTTGTCCATGGTAGCGTCGGTGTCAACCGCTGAT GCGCTTAATTTTCATCACAAAAAATACGGAAACGTTAGCCGATGGTACGAACGAGTGAAACGATCCGCGCCAGGGTACCGGAAAGTCAATGCTGATGGAGCCGAAATTATGAAGCAATTTCTAAAGGATCCAGAAGCGTAA